GGAGACCACTGCTCATCCGTGAAAGAATGCCGACGGCAGGAAACACCGCAACGAGTAATCCACTAAGCCCTAGCGAGAGACCGATCTCTTCGGTCAGGTACGAAGCACCCCAGCTGTTCACGAACAGGTACAACGCGTAGCCGAGGAATCCAAGCACACCCACGATCCAGACATTCCGGTTGCGAAGGACGCTCTCGAACTCTTCGAACGATGGCGCATCGCCAACGCTGTGCCCGAGTCCGCGACTCGTCGGCCAGAAGAGGAGTAGCCCAACGAATGCAAAGCTGTTGAACGCAAGAAAGATGGCTGGCCAGCCGAACAGTTCCGCAACAATCGGTCCCAGTCCTTGTCCGAGGGCGAATCCAATGGGACCACTCGCTGTGAAAATTCCAACAGCGGTTGCGCGGTTGTCAGCGCTCACTGCCCGACTGACGATATCAATTCCGGCGTTCCAGACGACGACGTACGCGACACCACCGACAGCACGTGATGCAATGACTGACTGGTAGTTACCACGCTTGCCTGCTATCCAGCCCCAGATACCAACGACGAAGAGCATCAACACAGCAACAGCAATCGCGTTTCTCGAGTTTGTTCGATCGAGAACTGCACCCGCAGGAATACTCGTGATGACCGCGGTACCAAACATGATACCGACGAGGAGACCGGCTGCTGTCGAACCGATTGTCAAGGACTCACGAAGCAACGGTGTCACACTGGCCGGAACGATCTCGTACGCGGCAAGTCCAGCAGAGATGAGACTTACCCCACTGACGAGTCCCCACGTTTTCCACCCACTCTGTGCAGTCGTATCGCTCTTGCTGGCTGCTGATTGGCTATTGTCGGATCGTCTGGTCATTTGGGCAAGGTACAGCAGTTCGTACTCGGCGGTTGGGGATGTTTCTTTGGTACGCAAAAGGGAGAGCGTAACACGGGAAGGATTAGGACAGTAATTGGGAAAACA
The nucleotide sequence above comes from Halocatena marina. Encoded proteins:
- a CDS encoding MFS transporter, which codes for MTRRSDNSQSAASKSDTTAQSGWKTWGLVSGVSLISAGLAAYEIVPASVTPLLRESLTIGSTAAGLLVGIMFGTAVITSIPAGAVLDRTNSRNAIAVAVLMLFVVGIWGWIAGKRGNYQSVIASRAVGGVAYVVVWNAGIDIVSRAVSADNRATAVGIFTASGPIGFALGQGLGPIVAELFGWPAIFLAFNSFAFVGLLLFWPTSRGLGHSVGDAPSFEEFESVLRNRNVWIVGVLGFLGYALYLFVNSWGASYLTEEIGLSLGLSGLLVAVFPAVGILSRMSSGLLSDRLFNGQRQPVLLGSFCVAAPLVLCFTYLQSVPVLIALLLVAGFAIQLTLGLSFTYVREVVKPRVAATAVAFQTSVALSGAFLAPIAGGAVVDIAGFDTAFLVAGSLAVCGVVLAWLAPEPARQ